The following are encoded together in the Streptomyces flavofungini genome:
- a CDS encoding response regulator transcription factor — MEQTHTSHNGATAAMPGAQRRILVVEDDPTIVDAIAARLRAEGFVVQTAADGPAAVDTAQAWQPDLLILDIMLPGFDGLEVCRRVQAQRPVPVLMLTARDDETDMLVGLGVGADDYMTKPFSMRELAARVHVLLRRVERAALAATTPRSGILRLGELEIDHAQRRVRVRSEDVHLTPTEFDLLVCLANTPRAVLSREQLLAEVWDWADASGTRTVDSHIKALRRKIGAERIRTVHGVGYALETPTP, encoded by the coding sequence ATGGAGCAGACACACACCTCCCACAACGGCGCCACGGCTGCGATGCCCGGCGCCCAGCGCCGGATTCTGGTGGTCGAGGACGACCCGACGATCGTCGACGCCATCGCCGCCCGGCTGCGCGCCGAGGGTTTCGTCGTGCAAACGGCGGCGGACGGCCCGGCAGCGGTGGACACCGCGCAGGCGTGGCAGCCGGATCTGCTGATCCTCGACATCATGCTGCCGGGATTCGACGGCCTGGAGGTCTGCCGACGCGTGCAGGCCCAGCGACCGGTGCCGGTGCTGATGCTCACCGCGCGGGACGACGAGACGGACATGCTGGTCGGGCTCGGCGTCGGCGCCGACGACTACATGACCAAGCCGTTCTCGATGCGCGAGCTCGCCGCCCGCGTGCACGTGCTGCTGCGCCGGGTCGAGCGGGCCGCGCTGGCCGCCACGACGCCGCGCAGCGGCATCCTGCGCCTGGGCGAGCTGGAGATCGATCACGCGCAGCGGCGGGTGCGAGTGCGCAGCGAGGACGTCCACCTGACGCCCACGGAGTTCGACCTTCTGGTGTGCCTCGCCAACACCCCGCGCGCGGTGCTTTCACGCGAGCAACTGCTCGCCGAGGTGTGGGACTGGGCCGACGCGTCCGGCACCCGCACCGTCGACAGCCACATCAAGGCGCTGCGCCGCAAGATCGGGGCGGAACGCATCCGTACGGTGCACGGGGTCGGGTACGCCCTGGAGACCCCGACGCCATGA
- a CDS encoding HAMP domain-containing sensor histidine kinase encodes MRPFSIKTKLGTLVVVSVFITTGLLMVAMETETELRFITVFSVIATLLITQFVAHSLTAPLDEMNSVARAVSHGDYTRRVQGADRRDELGDVAMTINRMADDLEAQDQQRKELVANVSHELRTPIAALRAVLENVVDGVSAADPETMRTALKQTERLGRLVETLLDLSRLDNGVVPLKARRFEVWPYLSGVLKEANMVASARKGMPSGSGSHTRTDVHLHLDVSPPELTAHADAERLHQVVANLIDNAVKHSPPHGRVTVLARRGPHPESLDLEVLDEGPGIPESEWHRVFERFNRGAHVGVPPGSDGGTGLGLAIARWAVDLHGGHIGVAESARGCRIQVTLPGLPED; translated from the coding sequence GTGCGGCCGTTCTCCATCAAGACCAAGCTCGGCACCCTCGTGGTCGTCTCGGTCTTCATCACCACCGGGCTGCTGATGGTGGCCATGGAGACGGAGACCGAGCTCCGCTTCATCACGGTCTTCTCCGTGATCGCGACCCTGCTGATCACCCAGTTCGTCGCGCACAGCCTCACCGCGCCTCTCGACGAGATGAACTCGGTGGCCCGCGCGGTCTCGCACGGCGACTACACGCGGCGCGTACAAGGAGCCGACCGCCGCGACGAGCTGGGCGACGTGGCGATGACGATCAACCGCATGGCGGACGATCTGGAGGCGCAGGACCAGCAGCGCAAGGAGCTCGTCGCCAACGTCTCGCACGAGCTGCGCACGCCCATCGCCGCGCTGCGCGCCGTCCTGGAGAACGTCGTCGACGGCGTCTCGGCGGCCGACCCGGAGACGATGCGCACGGCTCTGAAGCAGACCGAGCGCCTGGGCCGCCTGGTGGAGACCCTGCTCGACCTGTCACGCCTCGACAACGGCGTCGTACCGCTCAAGGCACGCCGCTTCGAAGTGTGGCCCTATCTGTCGGGTGTCCTGAAGGAGGCCAACATGGTGGCCTCCGCGCGCAAAGGGATGCCGTCGGGCTCCGGCAGTCACACCCGTACGGACGTGCATCTGCACCTGGACGTCTCGCCTCCGGAGCTGACCGCCCACGCGGACGCCGAGCGGCTGCACCAGGTCGTCGCCAACCTCATCGACAACGCGGTCAAGCACAGCCCTCCGCACGGCCGGGTGACGGTGCTCGCCCGGCGCGGCCCTCACCCGGAGTCGCTGGACCTGGAGGTCCTCGACGAGGGTCCGGGCATCCCCGAGTCCGAGTGGCACCGCGTCTTCGAGCGCTTCAACCGGGGCGCGCACGTCGGCGTCCCGCCCGGCAGCGACGGCGGCACCGGCCTCGGGCTCGCGATCGCGCGCTGGGCGGTCGATCTGCACGGCGGGCACATCGGCGTGGCCGAATCAGCCCGGGGCTGCCGAATCCAGGTCACTCTTCCGGGCCTGCCCGAAGACTGA
- a CDS encoding multifunctional oxoglutarate decarboxylase/oxoglutarate dehydrogenase thiamine pyrophosphate-binding subunit/dihydrolipoyllysine-residue succinyltransferase subunit: MSPQSPSNSSTSTDQETQGKNPAAAFGPNEWLVDEIYQQYLQDPNSVDRAWWDFFADYKPGVGASVAAAPAKPAGDAAAGAASTTSPAPTAPAAAKPAAPAAPAAKPAAAPAAQAPAPAPAKPAAAKAAPAKAEPAKGAPTAEEKAGTEYVPLRGPSAAVAKNMNASLEVPTATSVRAVPVKLLFDNRIVINNHLKRARGGKISFTHLIGYAMVQAIKAMPSMNYSFVEKDGKPTLVKPEHINFGLAIDLVKPNGDRQLVVAGIKKAETLNFFEFWQAYEDIVRRARDGKLGMDDFTGVTVSLTNPGGLGTVHSVPRLMPGQSVIMGVGSMDYPAEFQGTSQDTLNKLGISKVMTLTSTYDHRVIQGAASGEFLRIVANLLLGENGFFDEIFEALRIPYEPVRWLKDIDASHDDDVTKAARVFELIHSYRVRGHVMADTDPLEYKQRKHPDLDITEHGLTLWDLEREFAVGGFAGKSMMKLRDVLGVLRDSYCRTTGVEFMHIQDPKQRKWLQDRIERQHASKPEREEQLRILRRLNAAEAFETFLQTKYVGQKRFSLEGGESVIPLLDAVIDSAAESRLDEVVIGMAHRGRLNVLANIVGKSYAQIFREFEGNLDPKSMHGSGDVKYHLGAEGTFTGLDGEQIKVSLAANPSHLEAVDPVLEGIARAKQDIINKGGTDFTVLPVALHGDAAFAGQGVVAETLNMSQLRGYRTGGTVHVVINNQVGFTAAPESSRSSMYSTDVARMIEAPIFHVNGDDPEAVVRVARLAFEFRQAFNKDVVIDLICYRRRGHNESDNPAFTQPLMYDLIDKKRSVRKLYTESLIGRGDITLEEAEQALQDYQGQLEKVFTEVREATSQPAPAEVPEPQAEFPVAVNTAISQEVVKRIAESQVNIPDHVTVHPRLLPQLQRRAAMVEDGTIDWGMGETLAIGSLLLEGTPVRLAGQDSRRGTFGQRHAVLIDRNTGDDYTPLLYLSEDQARFNAYDSLLSEYAAMGFEYGYSLARPESLVMWEAQFGDFVNGAQTVVDEFISSAEQKWGQTSGVTLLLPHGYEGQGPDHSSARPERFLQLCAQNNMTVAMPTLPSNYFHLLRWQVHNPHHKPLVVFTPKWMLRLKAAASKTEEFTTGGFRPVIGDDSVDVNAVRKVVFCAGKLYYELDAERKKRGITDTALIRLERLYPLPGAELQAEIAKYPNAEKYLWAQEEPANQGAWPFIALNLIDHLDLAVGADIPHDERLRRISRPHGSSPAVGSKKRHEQEQEQLLNEVFEA; this comes from the coding sequence GTGTCGCCACAGTCCCCCAGTAACTCGAGCACTTCGACCGACCAAGAAACGCAGGGCAAGAACCCTGCTGCCGCGTTCGGTCCCAACGAGTGGCTCGTCGACGAGATCTATCAGCAGTACCTCCAGGACCCGAATTCGGTCGACCGTGCCTGGTGGGACTTCTTCGCCGACTACAAGCCGGGCGTGGGCGCCTCCGTCGCCGCCGCGCCGGCCAAGCCGGCGGGTGACGCGGCCGCGGGGGCCGCGTCCACCACGTCCCCCGCCCCGACCGCCCCGGCCGCCGCGAAGCCCGCAGCCCCGGCCGCTCCCGCAGCGAAGCCCGCCGCCGCTCCGGCGGCGCAGGCCCCGGCTCCCGCCCCCGCGAAGCCCGCGGCCGCCAAGGCCGCGCCCGCGAAGGCGGAGCCCGCCAAGGGCGCCCCGACCGCCGAGGAGAAGGCGGGCACCGAGTACGTCCCGCTGCGCGGCCCGTCCGCGGCCGTGGCGAAGAACATGAACGCCTCCCTGGAGGTGCCCACGGCCACGTCCGTGCGCGCGGTCCCGGTGAAGCTGCTGTTCGACAACCGCATCGTCATCAACAACCACCTCAAGCGCGCCCGCGGCGGGAAGATCTCCTTCACGCACCTCATCGGGTACGCGATGGTGCAGGCCATCAAGGCCATGCCGTCGATGAACTACTCCTTCGTGGAGAAGGACGGCAAGCCGACGCTGGTCAAGCCGGAGCACATCAACTTCGGCCTCGCCATCGACCTGGTGAAGCCCAACGGCGACCGCCAGCTGGTCGTAGCGGGCATCAAGAAGGCCGAGACCCTGAACTTCTTCGAGTTCTGGCAGGCCTACGAGGACATCGTCCGGCGCGCCCGCGACGGCAAGCTCGGCATGGACGACTTCACCGGCGTCACGGTCTCCCTGACCAACCCCGGCGGCCTCGGCACGGTCCACTCCGTGCCGCGTCTGATGCCCGGCCAGTCGGTCATCATGGGCGTCGGCTCGATGGACTACCCGGCGGAGTTCCAGGGCACGTCCCAGGACACCCTGAACAAGCTGGGCATCTCCAAGGTCATGACGCTGACCTCGACGTACGACCACCGCGTGATCCAGGGTGCGGCGTCCGGCGAGTTCCTGCGCATCGTCGCGAACCTCCTCCTCGGGGAGAACGGCTTCTTCGACGAGATCTTCGAAGCGCTGCGCATCCCCTACGAGCCGGTCCGCTGGCTCAAGGACATCGACGCCAGCCACGACGACGACGTCACCAAGGCCGCCCGGGTCTTCGAGCTGATCCACTCCTACCGCGTCCGCGGCCACGTCATGGCCGACACGGACCCGCTGGAGTACAAGCAGCGCAAGCACCCCGACCTGGACATCACCGAGCACGGCCTGACGCTCTGGGACCTGGAGCGCGAGTTCGCCGTCGGCGGCTTCGCCGGCAAGTCGATGATGAAGCTGCGCGACGTCCTCGGCGTCCTGCGCGACTCGTACTGCCGCACCACCGGCGTCGAGTTCATGCACATCCAGGACCCCAAGCAGCGCAAGTGGCTGCAGGACCGCATCGAGCGCCAGCACGCCTCCAAGCCGGAGCGCGAGGAGCAGCTGCGCATCCTGCGCCGTCTGAACGCCGCCGAGGCCTTCGAGACCTTCCTGCAGACGAAGTACGTCGGCCAGAAGCGCTTCTCCCTGGAGGGCGGCGAGTCCGTCATCCCGCTCCTGGACGCGGTCATCGACAGCGCGGCCGAGTCCCGCCTGGACGAGGTCGTCATCGGCATGGCCCACCGCGGCCGGCTGAACGTCCTCGCCAACATCGTGGGCAAGTCGTACGCCCAGATCTTCCGCGAGTTCGAGGGCAACCTCGACCCGAAGTCGATGCACGGCTCCGGAGACGTCAAGTACCACCTGGGCGCCGAGGGCACCTTCACGGGCCTCGACGGCGAGCAGATCAAGGTGTCCCTGGCCGCGAACCCCTCCCACCTGGAGGCGGTCGACCCGGTCCTGGAGGGCATCGCCCGCGCCAAGCAGGACATCATCAACAAGGGCGGCACGGACTTCACGGTCCTGCCGGTGGCCCTCCACGGAGACGCGGCCTTCGCGGGCCAGGGTGTCGTCGCGGAGACCCTGAACATGTCGCAGCTGCGGGGTTACCGCACCGGCGGCACGGTCCACGTGGTCATCAACAACCAGGTCGGCTTCACGGCCGCTCCGGAGTCCTCGCGTTCGTCGATGTACTCCACAGACGTGGCCCGGATGATCGAAGCGCCGATCTTCCACGTGAACGGCGACGACCCGGAGGCCGTCGTCCGCGTCGCGCGGCTCGCCTTCGAGTTCCGCCAGGCGTTCAACAAGGACGTCGTCATCGACCTGATCTGCTACCGCCGCCGCGGACACAACGAGTCCGACAACCCGGCGTTCACGCAGCCGCTGATGTACGACCTGATCGACAAGAAGCGCTCGGTCCGCAAGCTGTACACCGAGTCCCTCATCGGCCGCGGCGACATCACCCTGGAAGAGGCCGAGCAGGCTCTCCAGGACTACCAGGGCCAGCTGGAGAAGGTCTTCACGGAGGTCCGTGAGGCCACCTCGCAGCCCGCTCCCGCGGAGGTCCCCGAGCCGCAGGCCGAGTTCCCGGTGGCGGTGAACACGGCGATCTCCCAGGAGGTCGTCAAGCGCATCGCCGAGTCCCAGGTCAACATCCCCGACCACGTCACCGTCCACCCGCGTCTGCTGCCCCAGCTGCAGCGCCGCGCGGCCATGGTCGAGGACGGCACGATCGACTGGGGCATGGGCGAGACCCTGGCCATCGGCTCCCTCCTCCTGGAGGGCACCCCGGTGCGCCTTGCGGGCCAGGACTCCCGCCGCGGCACCTTCGGCCAGCGCCACGCCGTCCTGATCGACCGGAACACGGGCGACGACTACACGCCGCTCCTGTACCTCTCCGAGGACCAGGCCCGCTTCAACGCCTACGACTCGCTGCTCTCCGAGTACGCGGCCATGGGCTTCGAGTACGGCTACTCCCTCGCGCGTCCCGAGTCCCTCGTGATGTGGGAGGCGCAGTTCGGCGACTTCGTCAACGGCGCGCAGACGGTCGTGGACGAGTTCATCTCGTCGGCCGAGCAGAAGTGGGGCCAGACGTCCGGCGTCACCCTGCTGCTCCCGCACGGCTACGAGGGCCAGGGCCCCGACCACTCGTCGGCCCGCCCGGAGCGCTTCCTGCAGCTCTGCGCCCAGAACAACATGACGGTCGCGATGCCGACCCTCCCGTCGAACTACTTCCACCTCCTGCGGTGGCAGGTGCACAACCCGCACCACAAGCCGCTGGTGGTCTTCACCCCGAAGTGGATGCTGCGCCTGAAGGCCGCCGCCTCCAAGACGGAGGAGTTCACGACGGGCGGCTTCCGCCCGGTCATCGGCGACGACTCGGTGGACGTCAACGCGGTCCGCAAGGTCGTCTTCTGCGCAGGCAAGCTCTACTACGAGCTGGACGCCGAGCGGAAGAAGCGCGGCATCACGGACACGGCCCTCATCCGTCTGGAGCGCCTGTACCCGCTGCCGGGTGCCGAGCTCCAGGCCGAGATCGCCAAGTACCCGAACGCCGAGAAGTACCTGTGGGCGCAGGAGGAGCCGGCGAACCAGGGCGCGTGGCCCTTCATCGCCCTCAACCTCATCGACCACCTGGACCTTGCGGTCGGCGCCGACATCCCGCACGACGAGCGTCTGCGCCGCATCTCGCGGCCGCACGGCTCGTCCCCGGCGGTCGGCTCCAAGAAGCGCCACGAGCAGGAGCAGGAGCAGCTCCTGAACGAGGTCTTCGAGGCCTAG
- a CDS encoding DUF6104 family protein, giving the protein MKRNDARPPAGPGPHQERELYFTDRGIEELEKRRGEEEVTFEWLAEQLRTFVDLNPDFEVPVERLATWLARLDDEDEDE; this is encoded by the coding sequence ATGAAACGGAACGACGCCCGGCCACCGGCCGGGCCCGGCCCGCACCAGGAGCGAGAGTTGTACTTCACCGACCGTGGCATCGAGGAGCTGGAGAAGCGGCGCGGCGAGGAGGAGGTCACCTTCGAGTGGCTCGCCGAGCAGCTCCGCACCTTCGTGGACCTCAACCCGGACTTCGAGGTCCCGGTGGAGCGCCTCGCCACGTGGCTTGCGCGCCTGGACGACGAGGACGAGGACGAGTAA